The Pseudomonas sp. DG56-2 genome contains a region encoding:
- the acnD gene encoding Fe/S-dependent 2-methylisocitrate dehydratase AcnD — protein MNTEFRKNLPGTGLDYFDARSAVDAIKPGAYDQLPYTSRVLAENLVRRCDPASLNASLSQLIERKRDLDFPWFPARVVCHDILGQTALVDLAGLRDAIADGGGDPAKVNPVVPVQLIVDHSLAVECGGFDPQAFEKNRAIEDRRNEDRFHFINWTKKAFKNVDVIQPGNGIMHQINLEKMSPVIHAERGVAYPDTCVGTDSHTPHVDALGVIAIGVGGLEAENVMLGRASWMRLPEIVGVELSGKPQPGITATDVVLALTEFLRKAKVVGAYLEFYGEGARALTLGDRATISNMAPEYGATAAMFSIDQQTIDYLKLTGREDEQVKLVETYAKVAGLWSDSLVNAEYERVLRFDLSSVVRNMAGPSNPHARVATSELASKGIAGEWQEVPGQMPDGAVIIAAITSCTNTSNPRNVIAAGLLARNANKLGLVRKPWVKSSLAPGSKTVALYLKEAGLDQELEELGFGIVAFACTTCNGMSGALDPVIQQEIIDRDLYATAVLSGNRNFDGRIHPYAKQAFLASPPLVVAYAIAGTIRFDIEKDVLAVVDGKEIRLKDIWPSDEEIDAVVRASVKPDQFRQVYIPMFAIEEDRGPKVEPLYDWRPMSTYIRRPPYWEGALAGERTLKGMRPLAVLPDNITTDHLSPSNAIMLDSAAGEYLAKMGLPEEDFNSYATHRGDHLTAQRATFANPKLFNEMVQEGGKVKQGSLARIEPEGKVTRMWEAIETYMERKQPLIIVAGADYGQGSSRDWAAKGVRLAGVEAIVAEGFERIHRTNLVGMGVLPLEFKPGVNRKTLEIDGTETYDVIGERTPRATLTLVITRRNGERLDVPVTCRLDTAEEVSIYEAGGVLQRFAQDFLESATA, from the coding sequence ATGAATACTGAATTTCGCAAAAACCTGCCGGGCACTGGCCTGGATTATTTCGATGCTCGCTCGGCTGTCGATGCGATCAAGCCCGGCGCCTATGATCAACTTCCCTACACCTCTCGCGTATTGGCAGAAAACCTGGTGCGCCGCTGTGATCCGGCCAGCCTCAATGCGTCACTGAGCCAACTGATCGAGCGCAAGCGTGACCTGGACTTCCCTTGGTTTCCTGCGCGTGTTGTCTGTCACGATATTCTTGGTCAGACCGCGCTGGTCGACCTTGCTGGTCTGCGTGATGCCATCGCCGATGGCGGCGGTGATCCGGCCAAGGTCAACCCAGTGGTGCCGGTGCAACTGATCGTCGACCACTCGTTGGCAGTGGAATGTGGCGGCTTCGACCCACAGGCGTTCGAGAAGAACCGCGCTATCGAAGATCGTCGAAACGAAGACCGTTTCCATTTCATCAACTGGACCAAAAAGGCGTTCAAGAACGTCGATGTGATCCAGCCAGGCAACGGCATCATGCACCAGATCAACCTGGAGAAGATGTCGCCGGTGATCCATGCCGAACGTGGCGTGGCGTACCCTGATACCTGTGTCGGCACTGACAGCCACACTCCGCACGTCGATGCCTTGGGCGTGATTGCCATCGGTGTTGGCGGTCTGGAGGCCGAGAACGTCATGCTCGGCCGAGCCTCGTGGATGCGCCTGCCGGAAATCGTCGGCGTCGAGCTGTCCGGCAAGCCCCAGCCAGGCATCACCGCGACCGACGTAGTGCTGGCCTTGACCGAGTTCCTGCGCAAGGCAAAAGTCGTTGGCGCCTACTTGGAATTCTACGGCGAAGGTGCTCGCGCCTTGACCCTGGGTGATCGTGCGACCATCTCCAACATGGCACCGGAATACGGCGCCACCGCTGCGATGTTCTCCATCGATCAGCAAACCATCGACTATCTCAAACTGACCGGCCGCGAAGACGAGCAGGTCAAGCTGGTCGAGACCTACGCCAAGGTCGCCGGCCTGTGGTCCGACAGCCTGGTCAACGCCGAATACGAGCGCGTGCTGCGCTTCGACCTGTCCAGCGTCGTGCGTAACATGGCGGGCCCGTCCAACCCGCACGCCCGCGTCGCCACCAGCGAGCTGGCAAGCAAGGGTATTGCCGGTGAATGGCAGGAAGTGCCGGGACAGATGCCGGACGGTGCGGTAATCATCGCCGCCATTACCAGTTGCACCAATACCAGTAACCCGCGCAACGTGATCGCGGCAGGCCTCTTGGCGCGCAATGCCAACAAGCTTGGTCTGGTGCGCAAGCCATGGGTCAAGTCGTCCCTGGCTCCGGGCTCGAAAACTGTGGCCCTGTACCTCAAGGAAGCCGGTCTTGACCAGGAGTTGGAAGAACTCGGTTTCGGCATCGTGGCGTTTGCCTGCACCACGTGCAACGGCATGTCCGGCGCTCTGGACCCGGTTATCCAGCAGGAAATCATCGACCGCGACCTGTACGCCACCGCTGTGCTTTCGGGTAACCGCAACTTCGACGGCCGTATCCATCCTTATGCCAAGCAAGCCTTCCTGGCTTCTCCGCCGCTGGTGGTGGCCTATGCCATTGCCGGTACCATTCGCTTCGACATCGAAAAAGACGTCCTGGCGGTGGTTGATGGCAAGGAAATCCGTCTCAAGGACATCTGGCCGAGCGACGAGGAAATCGACGCGGTGGTCCGTGCCTCGGTGAAGCCGGATCAGTTCCGTCAGGTGTACATACCGATGTTTGCCATCGAGGAAGATCGTGGTCCGAAGGTCGAGCCACTGTACGACTGGCGCCCAATGAGCACCTACATCCGTCGTCCGCCGTACTGGGAAGGTGCGCTGGCCGGTGAGCGTACGCTCAAGGGTATGCGTCCGTTGGCGGTGTTGCCGGACAACATCACTACCGATCACCTGTCGCCGTCCAACGCCATCATGCTCGACAGCGCAGCCGGTGAATACTTGGCGAAGATGGGCTTGCCGGAAGAAGACTTCAACTCCTACGCGACCCACCGTGGTGACCACCTGACCGCACAACGTGCAACCTTCGCCAACCCGAAACTGTTCAACGAAATGGTCCAGGAAGGCGGTAAGGTCAAACAGGGTTCGCTGGCGCGGATCGAGCCGGAAGGCAAGGTCACTCGCATGTGGGAAGCCATCGAAACCTACATGGAGCGCAAGCAGCCGCTGATCATCGTTGCCGGTGCCGACTACGGCCAGGGCTCATCTCGTGACTGGGCGGCCAAAGGTGTGCGTCTGGCGGGCGTCGAGGCCATCGTTGCCGAAGGCTTCGAACGTATCCACCGCACCAACCTGGTGGGCATGGGTGTGCTGCCGCTGGAGTTCAAGCCGGGGGTCAATCGCAAGACCCTGGAAATCGACGGCACTGAAACCTATGACGTCATCGGTGAGCGTACGCCGCGGGCAACCTTGACCTTGGTGATCACCCGTCGCAATGGCGAGCGCCTCGACGTGCCTGTGACATGCCGTCTGGATACCGCCGAAGAAGTGTCGATCTACGAAGCGGGTGGCGTGTTGCAGCGCTTTGCCCAGGACTTCCTCGAATCAGCGACAGCCTGA
- the prpF gene encoding 2-methylaconitate cis-trans isomerase PrpF: protein MAHVPQVKIPATYIRGGTSKGVFFRLQDLPESAQIPGESRDALLLRVIGSPDPYGKQIDGMGGATSSTSKTVILSRSIKAEHDVDYLFGQVSIDKAFVDWSGNCGNLSAAVGSFAISAGLVDSSRVPQNGIATVRIWQANIGKTIIAHVPITNGEVQETGDFELDGVTFPAAEVQLEFMDPAADEDGEGGSMFPTGNLIDDLEVPGIGTLKVTLINAGIPTIFVQAQAIGYTGTELQDAINSDPQALARFESIRAHGAVRMGLIKHVDEAVKRQHTPKVAFVAPATAYQSSSGKAVAATDVDLVVRALSMGKLHHAMMGTAAVAIGTAAAVPGTLVNLAAGGGERSAVRFGHPSGTLRVGAEARQVNGEWTVTKAIMSRSARVLMEGWVRVPGDAF from the coding sequence ATGGCACATGTTCCTCAAGTGAAAATCCCCGCCACTTACATTCGTGGCGGCACCAGCAAAGGTGTGTTCTTCCGTCTTCAGGATCTGCCCGAGAGTGCGCAGATTCCCGGTGAGTCACGCGATGCGTTGTTGCTGAGAGTAATCGGCAGCCCGGACCCTTACGGCAAGCAAATCGACGGCATGGGGGGTGCTACTTCCAGCACCAGCAAGACCGTGATTCTCTCGCGCAGCATCAAGGCCGAGCACGATGTCGACTACCTGTTCGGGCAAGTGTCGATCGACAAGGCGTTCGTTGACTGGAGCGGTAACTGCGGCAACCTATCGGCTGCCGTCGGCTCTTTTGCGATCAGCGCTGGCCTGGTCGACAGCAGTCGTGTGCCGCAAAACGGCATCGCCACCGTGCGGATCTGGCAAGCCAACATCGGTAAGACCATCATCGCTCATGTCCCGATCACCAACGGTGAAGTGCAGGAGACCGGCGACTTCGAGCTCGATGGCGTGACCTTTCCGGCCGCAGAAGTGCAACTAGAGTTCATGGACCCGGCAGCGGACGAGGACGGCGAGGGTGGTTCGATGTTCCCTACCGGCAACCTGATCGATGACTTGGAGGTGCCGGGTATCGGCACGCTCAAGGTTACTTTGATCAACGCCGGTATCCCGACCATTTTTGTTCAGGCCCAAGCGATCGGCTACACCGGTACCGAGCTGCAGGACGCGATCAACAGCGACCCGCAAGCCTTGGCCCGTTTTGAATCCATCCGTGCCCATGGCGCGGTGCGCATGGGCTTGATCAAGCACGTCGACGAAGCTGTCAAGCGCCAGCACACGCCTAAAGTGGCATTTGTCGCGCCAGCAACGGCTTACCAGTCGTCCAGTGGTAAAGCTGTGGCAGCCACAGACGTTGATCTAGTGGTACGTGCGCTATCCATGGGCAAGTTGCACCACGCCATGATGGGTACGGCAGCCGTGGCCATCGGCACCGCAGCGGCGGTTCCCGGCACCCTGGTCAACCTCGCGGCCGGCGGCGGTGAGCGCAGTGCAGTACGTTTCGGTCATCCGTCGGGCACTTTGCGCGTTGGCGCCGAAGCCCGTCAGGTGAATGGTGAATGGACCGTCACCAAAGCGATCATGAGCCGTAGTGCTCGGGTACTGATGGAGGGTTGGGTGCGCGTACCCGGTGATGCCTTCTAA
- the acnB gene encoding bifunctional aconitate hydratase 2/2-methylisocitrate dehydratase, protein MLEAYRKHIEERAAQGIVPQPLNAEQTAGLVELLKNPPAGEEAVLVDLITNRVPPGVDEAAYVKAGFLSAIAKGEATSPLIDKKRAVELLGTMQGGYNIATMVELLDDAELAAVAAEQLKHTLLMFDAFHDVAEKAKAGNVHAKAVMESWAAGEWFTARPAIEDKYTLTVFKVPGETNTDDLSPAPDAWSRPDIPLHALAMLKMARDGIEPEQPGVVGPLKQIEQVKAKGFPVAYVGDVVGTGSSRKSATNSVLWFFGDDIPYVPNKRGGGFCFGTKIAPIFYNTMEDAGALPIEFDCTNLGMGDVIDVYPYKGEVRRHGSDELVTNFQLKTEVLLDEVRAGGRIPLIVGRGLTEKARAELGLGPTDLFKLPETPADTGKGYSLAQKMVGKACGLAEGKGVRPGTYCEPKMTTVGSQDTTGPMTRDELKDLACLGFSADLVMQSFCHTAAYPKPIDVNTHHTLPDFIRTRGGVSLRPGDGIIHSWLNRMLLPDTVGTGGDSHTRFPIGISFPAGSGLVAFAAATGVMPLDMPESVLVRFKGKLQPGITLRDLVHAIPYYAIQKGLLTVEKKGKINAFSGRILEIEGLDELTVEQAFELSDASAERSAAGCSIKLPEKAIAEYLQSNVTLLRWMISEGYGDARTLERRAQAMEAWLANPVLLEADKDAEYAEIIEIDLADVKEPVLCAPNDPDDARLLSSVQGEKIDEVFIGSCMTNIGHFRAAGKLLEKVKGGIPTRLWLAPPTKMDAHQLTEEGYYGIYGKAGARMEMPGCSLCMGNQARVQTGSTVVSTSTRNFPNRLGDATNVYLASAELAAVASILGKLPTVEEYMEYAKNIDSMAADVYRYLSFDQIAEFREAAASANIPVVQA, encoded by the coding sequence GTGCTTGAAGCCTACCGCAAACACATCGAAGAGCGTGCCGCCCAGGGTATCGTGCCCCAGCCGCTTAACGCCGAACAAACCGCAGGCCTGGTCGAGCTGCTGAAGAACCCTCCTGCTGGCGAAGAAGCAGTCCTCGTCGACCTGATCACCAATCGCGTTCCACCAGGAGTGGACGAAGCTGCCTACGTAAAGGCCGGCTTCCTCTCCGCTATCGCCAAAGGCGAAGCCACTTCCCCACTGATCGACAAGAAGCGTGCTGTCGAACTGCTGGGCACCATGCAGGGCGGCTACAACATCGCCACCATGGTCGAGCTGCTGGATGACGCTGAACTGGCCGCTGTTGCTGCCGAACAGCTCAAGCACACCCTGCTGATGTTCGACGCCTTCCACGACGTCGCCGAAAAAGCCAAGGCCGGTAACGTTCACGCCAAGGCCGTCATGGAATCCTGGGCTGCAGGCGAGTGGTTCACTGCCCGTCCGGCCATCGAAGACAAATACACCTTGACCGTTTTCAAGGTCCCTGGTGAAACCAACACCGACGACCTGTCCCCTGCCCCGGACGCCTGGTCGCGCCCTGACATCCCGCTGCACGCCCTGGCCATGCTGAAAATGGCCCGTGACGGCATCGAGCCTGAGCAACCAGGCGTTGTCGGCCCCCTCAAGCAGATCGAACAAGTCAAGGCCAAGGGCTTCCCGGTCGCCTACGTCGGTGACGTAGTGGGTACCGGTTCCTCGCGTAAATCCGCCACCAACTCGGTGCTGTGGTTCTTCGGCGACGACATCCCTTACGTGCCGAACAAGCGCGGCGGTGGTTTCTGCTTCGGCACCAAGATCGCCCCGATCTTCTACAACACCATGGAAGACGCCGGCGCTCTGCCAATCGAGTTCGACTGCACCAACCTGGGCATGGGCGACGTCATCGACGTCTACCCGTACAAGGGCGAAGTGCGTCGTCACGGCAGCGACGAGCTGGTCACCAACTTCCAGCTGAAAACCGAAGTACTGCTCGACGAAGTCCGCGCTGGCGGCCGTATCCCGCTGATCGTCGGCCGTGGCCTGACCGAGAAGGCGCGTGCCGAACTGGGCCTGGGCCCAACCGATCTGTTCAAACTGCCTGAAACCCCAGCCGACACCGGCAAGGGCTACAGCCTGGCACAGAAAATGGTCGGCAAGGCTTGCGGCCTGGCAGAAGGCAAAGGCGTTCGTCCTGGCACCTACTGCGAACCGAAGATGACCACCGTCGGCTCCCAGGACACCACTGGCCCGATGACCCGCGACGAGCTCAAAGACCTCGCCTGCCTGGGCTTCTCTGCTGACCTGGTCATGCAGTCGTTCTGCCACACTGCGGCCTATCCGAAGCCAATCGACGTCAACACCCACCACACCCTGCCGGATTTCATCCGCACCCGTGGCGGCGTGTCCCTGCGTCCTGGCGACGGCATCATCCACAGCTGGCTGAACCGCATGCTGCTGCCGGATACCGTCGGTACCGGTGGTGACTCGCACACCCGCTTCCCGATCGGCATTTCCTTCCCGGCCGGTTCCGGCCTGGTCGCCTTCGCCGCAGCCACCGGCGTCATGCCGCTGGACATGCCGGAGTCGGTACTGGTGCGCTTCAAGGGCAAACTGCAACCCGGCATCACCCTGCGCGACCTGGTTCACGCCATCCCTTACTACGCCATCCAGAAAGGCCTGCTGACCGTCGAGAAGAAGGGCAAGATCAACGCCTTCTCCGGCCGCATCCTGGAAATCGAAGGCCTGGACGAACTGACCGTCGAGCAAGCGTTCGAACTGTCCGACGCCTCGGCTGAGCGTTCTGCTGCCGGTTGCTCGATCAAGCTGCCAGAAAAGGCCATTGCCGAGTACCTGCAGTCGAACGTTACCCTGCTGCGCTGGATGATCAGCGAAGGCTACGGCGATGCCCGTACCCTGGAGCGTCGTGCTCAAGCGATGGAAGCCTGGTTGGCCAACCCAGTCCTGCTGGAAGCCGACAAGGACGCCGAATACGCCGAGATCATCGAGATCGACCTGGCCGACGTCAAAGAGCCTGTGCTCTGCGCGCCGAACGACCCGGACGATGCTCGCCTGCTGTCGAGCGTACAAGGCGAGAAGATCGACGAAGTGTTCATCGGTTCGTGCATGACCAACATCGGTCACTTCCGCGCTGCCGGCAAGTTGCTGGAGAAGGTCAAGGGTGGCATCCCTACCCGTCTGTGGCTGGCTCCGCCAACCAAGATGGACGCCCACCAGTTGACCGAAGAAGGCTACTACGGCATCTACGGCAAAGCCGGTGCACGCATGGAAATGCCAGGTTGCTCGCTGTGCATGGGTAACCAGGCACGCGTACAGACCGGTTCGACTGTGGTTTCCACTTCGACCCGTAACTTCCCGAACCGCCTGGGCGACGCCACTAACGTCTACCTGGCCTCGGCCGAACTGGCTGCTGTTGCCTCGATTCTGGGCAAGCTGCCAACCGTCGAAGAGTACATGGAATATGCGAAGAACATCGACAGCATGGCTGCCGACGTTTACCGCTACCTGAGCTTCGACCAGATCGCCGAGTTCCGTGAAGCTGCTGCGAGCGCCAACATCCCGGTCGTTCAAGCCTAA
- a CDS encoding DUF1289 domain-containing protein, which yields MSNQSIKTPCVGLCSTVYGDLVCRGCKRFHHEVINWNGYNEDEKRAVWLRLEQLLVQVMVAKLEVFDAERLRQQLVQRKIRFVPHQSEYCWAYQLIARGARVIRELEAYGMVLLPEFRGWELPELRDAIDREFFLLSEAHYQRYIAPGFLKDALG from the coding sequence ATGTCCAATCAGTCAATTAAAACGCCTTGTGTCGGCCTGTGTTCCACGGTTTACGGGGATCTGGTGTGTCGTGGCTGCAAGCGTTTTCATCATGAAGTGATCAATTGGAACGGCTATAACGAAGATGAAAAGCGCGCGGTCTGGCTGCGTCTTGAGCAATTGCTGGTACAGGTCATGGTGGCCAAACTTGAGGTCTTTGATGCCGAGCGCCTGCGCCAGCAACTGGTGCAGCGCAAAATCCGCTTTGTGCCACATCAATCCGAATACTGCTGGGCCTATCAGTTGATCGCCCGCGGCGCGCGGGTAATTCGCGAGCTGGAGGCCTATGGCATGGTGTTGTTGCCGGAGTTTCGTGGCTGGGAATTGCCCGAACTGCGTGATGCCATTGATCGGGAATTCTTCTTGCTGTCCGAAGCGCATTACCAGCGCTATATCGCGCCAGGCTTTCTCAAGGATGCCCTGGGTTAA
- a CDS encoding universal stress protein — MLEVRSILVVLDPEHAHSRALTRAKLIAGVTGARLHLLMCDKKHDHSALLSLLCSQLHDDGYNNVTYEQAWHDTLHESIISVQQAEGCELVIKEHRPDNPLKKALLTPSDWKLLRQCPCAVLMVKTERPWTGGVILAAVDVGNHDEPHRLLHTSIINHGYEIASLAKGDLHVISAHPSPMLSAADPVYQLKETIEQRYREECTAFQAEFDIKDDRLHVAEGPADVLIPYTAKKYDAVVTVIGTVARTGISGALIGNTAEVVLDSLECDVLVLKSDEAKVHLTELARG; from the coding sequence ATGCTAGAAGTACGCAGCATCCTGGTGGTACTCGATCCCGAGCACGCCCACAGCCGGGCCCTGACCCGGGCGAAACTGATCGCAGGCGTCACGGGTGCTCGTCTGCACTTGTTGATGTGCGATAAAAAACACGACCACAGCGCCTTGTTGAGCCTGTTGTGCAGCCAACTGCACGACGACGGCTACAACAATGTGACTTACGAACAAGCGTGGCATGACACCCTGCATGAATCGATCATCAGCGTACAACAAGCTGAAGGTTGCGAGCTGGTCATCAAGGAGCACCGGCCAGACAACCCCCTGAAAAAAGCCCTGCTCACCCCTTCCGACTGGAAACTGTTGCGCCAATGCCCGTGCGCGGTGCTGATGGTCAAGACCGAGCGGCCGTGGACCGGCGGGGTAATCCTCGCCGCCGTGGATGTCGGCAATCACGACGAACCGCATCGTCTACTGCATACGAGCATCATCAATCATGGCTACGAGATCGCCAGCCTGGCCAAGGGCGACCTGCATGTGATCAGCGCCCATCCGTCGCCGATGCTCTCGGCGGCCGACCCGGTGTATCAATTGAAAGAAACCATCGAGCAGCGCTATCGCGAAGAATGCACCGCCTTCCAAGCCGAATTCGACATCAAGGATGATCGCTTACATGTTGCCGAGGGCCCAGCCGATGTGCTGATTCCTTACACCGCGAAGAAGTACGATGCGGTGGTGACCGTGATCGGCACCGTGGCCCGTACGGGCATCTCCGGCGCATTGATAGGCAACACTGCCGAGGTTGTGCTCGATTCGCTGGAATGCGACGTGTTGGTACTCAAGAGCGATGAAGCAAAAGTCCACCTGACCGAGCTGGCGCGGGGCTGA
- a CDS encoding tRNA-(ms[2]io[6]A)-hydroxylase, with protein sequence MHLIPEIDAFLGCRTPDAWVQAALADQETLLIDHKNCEFKAASTALSLMAKYNTHLDLINMMSRLAREELVHHEQVLRLMKRRKIGLRPLSAGRYASGLRRVVRTHEPVKLVDTLVVGAFIEARSCERFAALVPHLDEELGKFYHGLLNSEARHYQGYLKLAHQYGEAADVERVVLKVREVEAELITTPDEEFRFHSGIPA encoded by the coding sequence ATGCACCTTATTCCCGAAATTGATGCGTTCCTTGGTTGCCGTACTCCCGATGCCTGGGTCCAGGCCGCCCTTGCCGATCAGGAAACCCTGTTGATCGACCACAAGAACTGCGAGTTCAAGGCCGCCAGTACGGCGTTGAGCCTGATGGCCAAGTACAACACGCACCTGGACCTGATCAACATGATGTCGCGCCTGGCACGTGAAGAGCTGGTGCATCATGAACAAGTCCTGCGGCTGATGAAGCGCCGCAAGATCGGTCTGCGTCCACTTTCGGCCGGGCGCTATGCATCCGGGTTGCGTCGCGTGGTGCGCACGCACGAACCGGTGAAACTGGTCGACACGCTGGTGGTCGGTGCATTTATCGAGGCGCGCAGCTGCGAGCGCTTTGCCGCGTTGGTGCCGCATCTGGACGAAGAATTGGGCAAGTTCTATCACGGCCTGCTCAACAGCGAAGCCCGGCATTACCAGGGTTACCTCAAGCTGGCGCATCAATACGGTGAAGCGGCGGATGTCGAGCGCGTAGTACTGAAGGTCAGAGAGGTTGAAGCCGAATTGATCACCACCCCGGATGAAGAATTTCGTTTCCATAGTGGTATTCCTGCTTAA
- a CDS encoding MarR family winged helix-turn-helix transcriptional regulator, with protein MQHFSPENFQTCTIGLLLGRAALVKDRILDSHLQDFGVTAAQFKVLIIVSQYGVDTPAELCRYLSLDSGSMTRMLDRLEQKQLIERRRCPDDRRQVRLGLSEEGQNLADQLPQIGAAAMNELVGVLDATELATLEGLLTRVLLAAGDTLTALRVGAK; from the coding sequence ATGCAGCATTTCTCCCCCGAAAACTTCCAGACCTGCACCATTGGCTTGCTCCTGGGGCGCGCCGCGCTGGTCAAGGACCGCATTCTCGACAGCCACCTGCAAGACTTCGGCGTCACTGCCGCGCAGTTCAAGGTGTTGATCATCGTTTCCCAATACGGTGTCGATACCCCTGCCGAGCTGTGCCGTTATCTCTCTCTGGATAGCGGTTCGATGACGCGCATGCTCGATCGTCTCGAACAAAAGCAATTGATCGAGCGTCGGCGTTGCCCGGATGACCGGCGTCAAGTGCGTCTTGGTTTGAGCGAGGAAGGGCAGAATCTGGCGGACCAATTGCCGCAGATCGGTGCAGCAGCAATGAATGAGTTGGTAGGCGTGCTCGATGCAACGGAACTGGCAACCCTTGAAGGCTTGCTGACAAGAGTATTGCTTGCAGCCGGCGACACCCTGACAGCTCTGCGGGTAGGTGCGAAATGA
- a CDS encoding HlyD family efflux transporter periplasmic adaptor subunit, with product MSDMPDSANSAQDLHNTRKRKTWLFGLALLVVLGGSTVWAWHELYGRWNEETDDAYVNGNVVEITPLITGTVVSIGADDGDLVHAGQVLIEFDPSDAEVGLQAAQAQLARAVRQVRGLYSNVDGMRAQVAARQAEQTKAQENYNRRKTLAAGGAISLEELSHARDDLASAQSSLINAKQQLNTTTALVDDTVVSSHPQVMAAAAELRQAYLAAARTTLVAPVTGYVAKRTVQLGQRLEPGTATMAVIPLDQLWIDANFKETQLRNMRIGQPVDIVADLYGSEVKYSGTIDSLGAGTGSAFALLPAQNATGNWIKIVQRVPVRIHINAEQLAAHPLRIGLSTQVSVDLHDQSGPVLAQVPAQKASFTTQVYDRQLIEADAMITRLIHENSEGSSKTAVR from the coding sequence ATGAGCGACATGCCTGATAGCGCCAACAGCGCGCAAGATCTCCACAACACCCGAAAACGCAAAACCTGGTTGTTCGGCCTTGCCTTGCTGGTCGTGCTTGGCGGGAGCACGGTATGGGCCTGGCATGAGCTTTACGGGCGATGGAATGAAGAAACCGACGATGCTTATGTCAACGGCAACGTTGTGGAGATCACGCCGTTGATCACTGGTACCGTCGTCAGCATCGGCGCCGACGATGGTGATCTGGTTCATGCCGGCCAAGTACTGATTGAGTTCGATCCCAGTGATGCCGAAGTGGGTTTACAAGCTGCGCAGGCGCAGTTGGCCCGTGCTGTGCGTCAGGTGCGCGGGTTGTACAGCAATGTCGATGGCATGCGGGCTCAGGTCGCGGCGCGTCAGGCTGAACAGACCAAAGCCCAGGAAAACTACAACCGACGCAAGACCCTTGCTGCGGGCGGGGCAATTTCCCTGGAAGAGCTGTCTCACGCCCGCGATGATCTGGCCTCGGCACAAAGTTCGCTGATCAATGCCAAGCAGCAGCTCAATACCACCACTGCGCTGGTTGATGACACCGTGGTTTCGTCCCATCCACAGGTGATGGCCGCGGCTGCCGAGTTGCGCCAGGCCTACCTGGCTGCCGCACGCACCACTCTGGTGGCGCCGGTTACAGGTTATGTGGCCAAGCGCACCGTGCAATTGGGCCAGCGCTTGGAACCCGGTACCGCAACCATGGCGGTGATTCCCCTGGACCAGCTATGGATCGACGCCAACTTCAAGGAAACCCAGTTGCGCAACATGCGCATCGGTCAGCCGGTAGACATTGTTGCTGACTTGTATGGTAGCGAGGTCAAGTATAGCGGCACCATCGACAGTCTCGGCGCCGGCACCGGCAGTGCCTTCGCGTTGCTGCCAGCGCAGAACGCCACTGGCAACTGGATCAAGATCGTCCAGCGGGTGCCCGTGCGTATTCATATCAATGCTGAACAACTGGCCGCCCATCCACTGCGTATCGGTCTTTCGACCCAGGTTAGCGTTGATCTGCATGACCAGAGCGGCCCTGTGTTGGCCCAGGTGCCTGCGCAAAAGGCATCGTTTACCACTCAGGTGTATGACCGCCAGTTGATTGAAGCCGATGCCATGATCACGCGGCTGATCCATGAAAACAGTGAAGGCTCCAGCAAGACGGCCGTGCGATGA